Within Wyeomyia smithii strain HCP4-BCI-WySm-NY-G18 chromosome 2, ASM2978416v1, whole genome shotgun sequence, the genomic segment taagggagtagaaaatataacaacgtcgcaacgtagcatagcaacttcaacaaacaatgggcgttttgttatttCAATTTCGTCGTGCGCCTGCGCGGATCAAAATAAACAGAACTGTTTattaaagttgctatgctacgtcgcaaaatttttatgtttttcacattgttactgcgattgaaaattactcgacttacagaaaacgtcaaaatgggctgcgtgcactgtccgccattaccgctcgtggaaagctggatagagCACTCTAATTAGTTtctgatttttcttttaacttttttttttcaaatggtaaAAGAAATGGAAAAGAAAGACACATTAAAACCTGAGTTCTGGTGTTTGTTGTTTATCGATGAGTTAATACTGTAATGACCATTCAATGATTGTTTTTGAAGAAACAAttgcattttcaattatttgaaaGCCGGGAGTCAATTCGACGTATTATTATTCTTTTACGCAcatcaaaatataattttcttttCAGGGTTAACAAAATCCAGTAAAAATGACGAacacaaaatagaaaaataactaGAGTATCGGTAATGAATTGCATCACATCGACAGAGGTCGCTTTTCGGCAGATTTTGCATTAGTATGTTGTAGAAAACCAGACTTTCTTCGTCTGCTGCTGAAATAGTCTCATACCCTTCACATTTTCGCTAAGCTAATGCTAATTTTTTAAATGCTTAAACTAACAGAGTTGTGAAGCAAACTGAACTCTATCATTATTAATTGTATAATAGTATGTAATACTTGAATAATCAGGGTAGCCACTCAATCGGAATAGCCGAATATCGGTTACAACCATGGAAAGCGAACGAATCCTCATGGAAATCAGGAATTCGCCATGAACAATTTCCAATTGTtcgcaaataacaaattttgaacttaaaaaaaatcgtaatcaATATTGTTTTCGACACATTTTTCATGTCCGAATTCTGTTCGAGACCATTTTCAGGCTCTTGGTACGGCAGTGCCAGTTCGTTGAACTGACCCCAATGGCAAGCTCGTTTTACATcgttttaaaattcatttttgaatCTTTCAAAGAACCGAGTGTCCGAAAAcactgcttcaaaaatttttgctttttgtactttttgttgTTGGTAAACCGGTGTGACACCAATGTTACAAAAAACCTATTCGAATTGCTCAATGTTGGAGTACATCGAAGTAACGCCCTGaacctgaaaaaaatatttgaattatcGCTTTTTGCATTTTCAAAATAGATATAGCCACGTATAGGTGAAAGTACTAATATACTAAATTAATCTGTATTTACTATTAGGGGTTGGTTATACACTAGTGTTAGTTGAAACAAATCGAAATATTCTTTATTGCATTTTCTAAAAGGATATGTACTTTCAGATAAAGCATTGAAAACATGTCGATTTTTTCGACTAgagtatatttaaaaaaaatcataaacgtctgagcagtagaaccgatttgCCAGCTATTGCAAGCGCGTAATCTGCTGCTGCGCGTCACATACCACGATTATCTCGAAACTGTTTTTTCCAAGAAAATGTGGCTGTGGTAAGTACTGGTTTTGAAGAACCATTAACCGGATCAGCCTGAATTTTAGACAGGcttgtttataacaataatagCATGCTCGGAAacgacggttttttttttgaagcaattattttttcctactaCAAAAACCGACATATTTTACGTGAACAACGAAAAACAATcaccatttttgtaaaaaagtaaATTATGCAAATTATGTTTTGGTACAATGACTGCGCTGCCGccattcgcataacagtcctatgatttccttttttttgcggaaatgggtccattttggcgtggttttcaagaatagccatttAAATCGAGGTTGTGAGAATCAAAGCTTActtttttaatggctattcttgaaaagtatcccaaaatggacccattatCGCAAACAAAAGAACACTCAAATTTTACATAGCACTATTCTGCGAATAGAAGCAGTCAGTGACTCTAGTCATTgataatttgttttgaaaaaaaatgatggaAGTGTAAAAAAGTATGCATTTAGTCACGGGTTCgattcttagtagaatcagatcATTCGATATAAATAAAACTGGTTAGAAGGACGCACGATGAAATTTTTCCAGGGAATTTTAATTGGAAATATTTGGCGagaggaacgaggctcggtatagtagagcagataGTGAGTAAAAAAGAGTGTAAAAtcatattacacacaagcacgaataaattaattttaagcatgccacttctcagtagtggtattgctaataatagaagtgcgagaTAAAGCAGACACCCAGATATATCTTAAaacagatcaacgattctggtcgcagtgaggaagtccgtaCAGAAAAAGAGTGTCAAACCCTCACATTAAATTTCTCCTTCAAAATAAACTTTAACAATTTCCAATACGACAAATATCTTATCCTATCCTAACGGGACCGCAAAATCTTCTTGCATACCCATATATTAGCCGTTGcaaaacagagtggtctaaagactagaaaaatttcaaaaaatcgaactttaaacttgatttataccatgttgaaatttcgtccgaaacagaatggctatGTAACATATATGTAACATATTAAatgtgatatgtaacttgtcacttgccctgtaacatgttacacgtgatgtatcacgaaaaatgtaacatgtcaaatatcatgtaatatgtaacatattgtgttacatgtaacatgtgacactagccattttgtacgagttaacgtcatttttatttatgtttatgtacataaaccactctgttccgaaacgatacgaggattccagtaaaatatatatgaagtcagagtggtctatgtacattggtatggtaaattcacttatttcgccaaaaaaaatggtaattttatgtattcacatgttaaacaacttcataacctttatattaggttggtaaatggttggacacgtgtcacctgagaccctattgtggtcattcacctctgtccagcaactcctatctcaacctccacgtggtgccgaccggaatacgagtaaccttagcggagatcgggcaACCAACccctggtggaaactttggtcgtatgctgactgggaagggggaacgtacgcggctgtttccccatgttaggggcggcgtacaacagcgtctgacccgtagcgggcggctgaatcatgcaacgcggtgtctcgccagctaaatCTAAGACGGcaaccccgtcgcgagactagccaTCGCCACCCTAGTAAGGTAACATGGCAAAAACACTTTACTACGAATAATCAAGAAAAAGAAACGgaccggatcaatcggcaacgacctaggcgacaaAAAAAGGACActgattggaaactcggaacatggaactgtagatcgctgaacatcCCGGGTGGCGACAGGATCCTACTGGATCAGTTGGAACCTTGTCAAATcggcatcgtagcgctgcaggaactttgtcggAAAGGAGAAACTGTACGGAGGATGTGTGGCCGCAGGgcccagtactaccagagcggcggcacaacaaaTGAgcggggtaccggctttattgtGTTGGGCAAGATgcaaagtcgtgtgatcaagtggcaggcgatcagcgacaggatgtgtgtattgagaattaaaggccggttctacaattactccatcatcaatgtgcactgcccgcatgaaggaagacccgatggtGAAAAAGAAgccttctacgcgcagctggaggacGTCTACGATGGCTGCTCGCAgcgagacatcaagatcgtcatcggggatttgAACGCTCAAATCGGAAGGGAAGACTTGTATAAACCGGTGATCGGACACGAAAGTCTGCACACCGAAACGAACAACAACGGCCAAAGATGTGTcaactttgcagcttcccgaggaatgGTAGTCCGAATTACATTTTTCCCCcgcaaggacatccacaaagccacttggaaatcacctgaccaacaAACAACGAACCAAAATGACCATGTGCTCATCGAAGGACGATTTTTCTAGGACATCACCAACATACGCACCTACCGAGGTGCGGAcattgactcggaccactacctagtggcggtttgtatgcgctcaaaactgtcgactgtcTACCAGTCACGACAGAGCCGATCCCtgcggctcaacatcaagcagctacggaacccgcaagctgccgaagtctacgcacaacagcttgaagcggcacTACCCTTGGCAGAGGAGCTCGGCGCAGCTTCTCTCGAGGATGGCTGGACCATGATCCGCATGGCCATTAGGGAATCCGCGACAACGACACTAGGGACAGAGGCGCCGaatggcagaaacgactggtatgatgggGGATGCCAGGCAGCGGTGTCAGAGAAAAACCGGACCTGGGTAAATCACCTGAGGGTAAGGACGAGAGAGAACCTGGTCAAATACAGACGGGcaaggaacgacatgaccacgatcctgagacgtaaaaagcgccagcaagaggatcgtgaccaTGAAGAGCTAGAAGAGCTGTTCACTGCTAATGAgacgcgaaagttctacgaaaaggttaaccaatcccgtaaaggctatgtgccgcgagccgacttTTGCAAGGATATGGAAGGTAATCTCATCACGAAcgacagcgaggtggtcgacaggtggaagcagcacttcgatgaacatctgaatggcgatgcAACAAACGGAAGTGGAACTGGAACGGACCTGGGAGTGCCAGCAGTAGATGACCGGGTATTAGCCCCCGATCTCCACGAAATTCAGCGGGAGATTGggaggctgaagaacaacaaagccaccgGCAAAGACGGCCTGCCGGGCGAGCTCTACAAACATGGTAAAGTAACGCTTGCTAGAGCActacactgggtcatttccaagatctgggaagaggaaaaactgccggaagagtggatggagggagtcgtctgccccatctataagaagggcgacaagctggagtgctgcaattatcgtggcattacgcttgtcaacgctgcatataaaatactctcccaagttctattccaacgtctaacacctttaacaaggaggttcgtggggcagtaccaggcgggtttcatgggagcccgcgcaaccacggaccaaattttttcaatccgacagattttaCGAAAATTTCGTGAGTACAATGTGTCCACGCATCAcatttttatcgacttcaaggcagcctatgatacagttgatcgagaacaactatggcagatcatgcacgagaacgaggatatcttcccggataaactgacgcggctgatcaaggctaccatgaaccgtgttatgtgttacgtgcgtgtctcggggatgctctcgagtcccttcgagtcatgccgaggattgagacaatgtgatggactctcttgtttgctttttaacatcgccctcgaaggtgttatacgaagagcgggcatcgacacgagtggtacgatttttacgaaacgggttcagcttaacggcttcgctgatgacttcgacataatagcacgaaactttgcgacggtggaggaaacctacaccagactgaaagcggaagctaagcgcattggactgctgatcaatgcgtcgaaaactgagtatatgaagggaagaggctccaaggagaacaatgtcagcctcccaccccggatcaccgtagacggcgatgagcttgaggtggtagacgagttcgtgtacttaggatcgctggtaaccgctgacaacaacaccagcaaggagatccggagacgcaatcaagcgggaaatcgtgcctactttgcatTTCGTAAGACGATGAGATCCAATCGAGTGCGCCGCCGTACAAAGTTGAAACTGTACAAAACACTagttagaccggtagtcctctatgggctagagacgacaacactgctctcagaggacctcaacgcccttggagttttcgaacggaaggtgctgcgaaccatctacggtggagtacagactgaagacggagaatggcgtagacgcatgaaccatgagctgcacgcgctgctaggagagatccccattgcacatctgatcaaagtttacagattgcgatgggccggacacgtcgcaaggatgccggacgacaacccggttaaAACGACCCTTTTCAGTAACCCCTCCGGCACCAGAAATTGAGAAGCACAGCGTACACGATGGCTTGATCAGATTGAAAGTGACCTATGAGTGATAAGACGCCTGGGAGCATGGCGCCATACAGCCCagaaccgagttgaatggagacgacttcttgatacagcacgagccaccccggCTCTAGCCTGCTAGGTAAGGTAGGTAAggtaacctttatattagaacattttgtttgaaagaatccgttgaacagaattttattcagagatttttcgaaaattgcttctcctgagaaatttgctcgatggcacatagaccactctgttccgcaacggctcaaatgCATGTGAGTATGTTTTACATTATTCTTTATTAAAGTATGAAGAATATAACTGTATTCGACACAATAGTAAGTTTATATCACGTGTATTCCATCAATTTGTAATGCTCCACTTCTATTTATTATTAGGAAGAAATAAAATCATAAATGACGTGAACCACGAAAAACATGGCGCGAACCAGGATCAAAATttcgattgcaataaaattcatatCAATAATATTTACTAGACACcaggtttttagttttttagttGAGAAAAATCTTGCATTCAGTCCTAGGGTCCCTTGGAAAAAACAATAAGACGGTGCGTATGATCAATCAACGTACTTGTTTCAGGAAACACACGTTTGAAAGTTTGTGGTCTAATAAGCTTCTGCACTGGTTAGTGGAACAAAATGGACACAACTGTGCTAGATGATTTGTGAGCTGACAGCTTTTGACATCAAATActtaaaattttgagttgtgttaGTGTTTCCTTCAACCGATGATATAGAGGTGTATTTACTGGTCCACAATGTACTTTGTTTGGAGATAAACACTCTGGCGATACACTACGGTTTCCAAAGAATCCGATAGTAACAAAGCTACGCATGGACTTTTGCTGTCTTTTAGCAGATTATTTTACTACCGAAAACACCAGACTTTGCAGTGTAAGtaaactagaaaataattgcaagt encodes:
- the LOC129724920 gene encoding uncharacterized protein LOC129724920, with the translated sequence MRSKLSTVYQSRQSRSLRLNIKQLRNPQAAEVYAQQLEAALPLAEELGAASLEDGWTMIRMAIRESATTTLGTEAPNGRNDWYDGGCQAAVSEKNRTWVNHLRVRTRENLVKYRRARNDMTTILRRKKRQQEDRDHEELEELFTANETRKFYEKVNQSRKGYVPRADFCKDMEGNLITNDSEVVDRWKQHFDEHLNGDATNGSGTGTDLGVPAVDDRVLAPDLHEIQREIGRLKNNKATGKDGLPGELYKHGKVTLARALHWVISKIWEEEKLPEEWMEGVVCPIYKKGDKLECCNYRGITLVNAAYKILSQVLFQRLTPLTRRFVGQYQAGFMGARATTDQIFSIRQILRKFREYNVSTHHIFIDFKAAYDTVDREQLWQIMHENEDIFPDKLTRLIKATMNRVMCYVRVSGMLSSPFESCRGLRQCDGLSCLLFNIALEGVIRRAGIDTSGTIFTKRVQLNGFADDFDIIARNFATVEETYTRLKAEAKRIGLLINASKTEYMKGRGSKENNVSLPPRITVDGDELEVVDEFVYLGSLVTADNNTSKEIRRRNQAGNRAYFAFRKTMRSNRVRRRTKLKLYKTLVRPVVLYGLETTTLLSEDLNALGVFERKVLRTIYGGVQTEDGEWRRRMNHELHALLGEIPIAHLIKVYRLRWAGHVARMPDDNPVKTTLFSNPSGTRN